In the genome of Quercus robur chromosome 3, dhQueRobu3.1, whole genome shotgun sequence, one region contains:
- the LOC126719584 gene encoding uncharacterized protein LOC126719584: MYVTRPLSLYRKSPDALSLPPPEGPRFGILVIQDEEAEPTSCFGLFRSNDIKDLPFPQNKSLEHRYITGIGVAFNTVHHFQNVIFIPVLNQPLSSNLYYAIQPHGKDIGEAFTNSKEDHMDVCCFSSNTYDLPTQRLDPNNVNQQFEMCRQGGTMNNWGGFVAKSIALDGIPPYFLGKKGWKVCASTSPDFELGEAQGLDTALSVRLPEFNLPLSNMSSQPVVVGKWYCPFMFINEGIKTLKDKMGKSIYYEMTLEQKWEQIFSCENDYSYGNTVVVDVVVQVEVVTVSGREAQIDDRNVVDGLVWFRSSSNVGQQSSVALSLAIVERMEWEQERAGWVGGNERHVIVKRVEEFGGIGLDDMWSRFTLSEEEAQGADVPRNSEVSIHRLAMDLEKVLEFESWSYDKSLVVFQKAVDVESVPNLAYSTASFWVQLHNVSKKSLTHETSEVIGNIIGSTIMVADLEDDGVGGEFLGARVTMDISKPLP, from the exons ATGTATGTGACAAGGCCTCTTTCATTGTACAGAAAGTCTCCTGATGCGCTTTCCTTGCCTCCGCCAGAGGGTCCGAGgtttggtattttggtcatccAAGATGAAGAAGCTGAACCCACTTCATGTTTCGGATTGTTTAGGAGTAATGACATCAAGGACCTTCCATTTCCCCAGAACAAGAGCCTAGAGCATCGATACATAACAGGCATCGGGGTCGCGTTTAACACAGTTCATCATTTTCAGAATGTTATCTTCATTCCAGTCCTTAATCAGCCACTGTCTTCCAACCTCTACTATGCAATACAACCACACGGGAAGGATATAGG GGAGGCATTCACAAATTCAAAGGAGGATCATATGGACGTCTGCTGTTTTAGTAGCAACACTTATGATTTACCAACACAACGTTTGGATCCCAATAATGTAAATCAGCAATTTGAAATGTGTCGTCAAGGAGGGACCATGAATAATTGGGGTGGTTTTGTTGCCAAATCCATAGCTCTAGATGGAATTCCTCCatattttttggggaaaaaaggGTGGAAAGTATGTGCCTCAACATCCCCTGATTTCGAGTTAGGTGAAGCACAAGGCCTAGACACTGCCCTCAGTGTGCGCCTACCAGAATTCAACTTACCATTATCCAATATGAGCTCACAACCTGTGGTTGTGGGAAAATGGTATTGTCCCTTCATGTTTATTAACGAAGGAATAAAGACATTGAAGGATAAAATGGGAAAATCAATATATTATGAGATGACACTTGAGCAAAAATGGgaacaaatattttcatgtgaGAATGATTATAGTTATGGCAACACTGTGGTTGTGGATGTTGTTGTTCAAGTAGAAGTGGTTACAGTTTCTGGAAGAGAAGCTCAAATTGATGATAGAAATGTGGTAGACGGGTTGGTGTGGTTTAGGAGTTCTAGTAATGTGGGACAACAAAGCAGTGTGGCTTTGAGTCTAGCAATAGTTGAGAGAATGGAGTGGGAGCAGGAAAGGGCTGGGTGGGTTGGGGGGAATGAAAGGCATGTGATTGTGAAAAGAGTAGAGGAGTTTGGGGGGATAG GACTTGACGATATGTGGTCCCGTTTTACACTTTCAGAGGAGGAGGCACAGGGTGCAGATGTGCCCCGTAATAGTGAGGTGAGTATCCATCGTCTTGCTA TGGATCTAGAGAAGGTTCTAGAATTTGAGTCTTGGTCCTACGATAAGAGTTTGGTGGTCTTTCAAAAGGCTGTTGATGTTGAGTCGGTTCCTAACCTAGCCTATTCCACGGCTTCCTTTTGGGTGCAACTACATAATGTCTCCAAAAAGAGCTTAACCCATGAAACGAGTGAGGTGATCGGTAATATTATCGGCTCTACTATCATGGTGGCGGATCTTGAGGATGATGGTGTGGGTGGGGAGTTCCTTGGAGCTCGGGTGACTATGGATATCTCGAAACCTCTCCCTTAA